From a single Populus trichocarpa isolate Nisqually-1 chromosome 17, P.trichocarpa_v4.1, whole genome shotgun sequence genomic region:
- the LOC18107279 gene encoding peptidyl-prolyl cis-trans isomerase CYP38, chloroplastic: protein MAAIIPCHYCSSLSISKLPRSHIPWGNISHVNAARWGRQLSLRCSLKSSQKAQLHNKLNEKLFPFKEYAISIALAVGLVTGMPFVDWSPNAYAANPAMPDLSVLISGPPIKDPGALLRYALPIDNKAIREVQKPLEDITDSLKVAGVKALDSVERNVRQASRSLEQGKSVIISGLAESKKDHGVELLDKLETGMDELQQIVEGRNRDAVATKQKELLNYVGSVEEDMVEGFPYEVPEEYQSMPVLKGRATVDMKVKVKDNPNIDECVFRIILDGYNAPVTAGNFLDLVERHFYDGMEIQRADGFVVQTGDPEGPAEGFIDPSTEKTRTIPLEIMVNGEKSPFYGTTLEELGLYKAQTRLPFNAFGTMAMAREEFESNSASSQVFWLLKESELTPSNANILDGRYTVFGYITENEDSLADLKVGDVIESIQVVSGLNNLVNPSYKIAG from the exons ATGGCAGCCATAATCCCATGCCACTATTGTTCTTCCCTGTCTATATCCAAACTACCCAGAAGCCATATTCCTTGGGGAAACATTAGCCATGTCAATGCTGCTCGGTGGGGTAGGCAGCTCTCTCTCAGATGTTCTCTCAAAAGCTCCCAGAAGGCTCAGCTTCATAATAAACTg aatgaaaagttatttcCCTTTAAGGAATATGCAATCTCTATTGCTTTGGCGGTTGGATTGGTAACAGGAATGCCTTTTGTAGATTGGTCTCCAAACGCTTATGCAGCTAATCCAGCAATGCCTGATCTCTCAGTGTTAATATCTGGACCACCAATCAAGGACCCGGGTGCATTATTAAGATATGCTCTTCCAATTGACAATAAAGCTATAAGGGAAGTACAGAAGCCACTTGAAGATATCACAGATAGTCTCAAGGTTGCTGGAGTCAAGGCACTTGATTCTGTGGAGAGA AATGTCAGGCAAGCATCTCGATCCCTTGAGCAGGGAAAGAGTGTGATTATCTCAGGCTTAGCTGAATCAAAGAAGGACCATGGAGTGGAGTTGCTTGATAAACTTGAAACTGGAATGGATGAACTTCAACAGATTGTGGAGGGTCGGAACAGAGATGCAGTTGCAACTAAGCAGAAAGAGCTGCTTAATTATGTTGGCAG TGTTGAAGAGGATATGGTGGAGGGCTTCCCATACGAAGTGCCTGAGGAATATCAGAGCATGCCTGTCTTGAAGGGAAGAGCAACTGTGGATATGAAGGTCAAGGTTAAAGACAACCCCAATATAGACGAGTGTGTTTTCAGGATTATTCTAGATGGTTACAATGCTCCGGTAACAGCTGGGAACTTTTTAGACTTGGTGGAACGGCACTTCTACGATGGAATGGAAATTCAAAGAG CGGATGGCTTTGTTGTTCAAACCGGAGATCCTGAAGGTCCTGCAGAGGGGTTTATTGATCCTAGTACAGAGAAAACTCGGACAATACCATTGGAAATCATGGTGAATGGAGAGAAATCTCCTTTCTATGGGACAACTTTGGAG GAGCTTGGTTTATACAAGGCTCAAACAAGGCTTCCATTCAATGCTTTTGGAACAATGGCCATGGCCAGAGAA gAGTTTGAGAGCAACTCGGCTTCGAGCCAAGTATTTTGGCTACTAAAAGAAAGTGAGCTAACGCCCAGCAATGCAAATATATTGGATGGTCGATATACTGTCTTTGGTTATATTACAGAAAATGAGGATTCTTTAGCAGATCTCAAGGTTGGTGATGTCATAGAGTCTATTCAAGTGGTTTCTGGCCTAAATAATTTGGTTAATCCAAGCTATAAGATTGCCGGTTAG